DNA sequence from the Bombus pyrosoma isolate SC7728 linkage group LG12, ASM1482585v1, whole genome shotgun sequence genome:
TCCTCTGCTTGGACCACCACCAGCTAGACCTTGCGGACATAGTCGATCGGTTTCGCATGATTCGTATTTCGATCATTTAGCGGACGCACCGAATACATCGTCGCCGTTGGATCTGTCGGAAATTCAGCTTAACTTCGACTTGGAGGAACGAGAGATGAGAATGTTCTCGGAGGAGGAGAGCGGCGGGGTGGCGTCGGTAGAAGCGTCACCAAGACGTCAGAGGACGGAAGGAACACAAAATACCGCTGCCACCGGTGGATCCAAGAGAAAGAGATCGCGATTAGAGGAAAGACTGCAGTGCGACGTTGAGTTGCGCTTCATTGATAGCCAAAGTCCTGATCAggtaaatgatattttacacgtctttatatatttatatgtttctataattttgtagATATGGTTGTGCTATTGGTGTTGATCGATATATTTAACGCACGTTCACAGGTGATGGTTTCTGCAGATGTTCACAGTATGGATACCCCATCTCCTTTGCCAACACCAGGGTACCTTCCATTATTATCCGAAGCTTCAACCCCACTCACACCCGCCACGCTACATGGAACACCGCATTCTACATCACCTGTACCAGCTAACAGTCCTAGGATAAGTTTTCGAAGTTTCACTTTACCTTTAGAGATCGACGAAGAACAAAGCAACGCGAACAAATTGAACAGAACTAGCGTGTCTTCCGATAAATCATCCGACCCTAGTCATAGGTTATCCGTAAACTTAGAAGGACAGAGTAACGCTAAGTCCTGCGAGAGGATAATGACATACGACAAACATGTAGATTTGTACGATGATAAAGAGTCTTCCAAGGCTCAAAAGACTTCGAAGGAATCGAACCTAGTTGTATCAGATGTAGTCGACCAAGACATGACACCTTGCGATAGGTTAATGTCTCATCCTAGCGAGATAGAATCTAGTAAAGTAACCATGTCTCCGTGTAAAGACGTAGAAAATAGATCGAGCTCCTGTTCCGTTGACGATAATAAATCTCACAGTGACAACAGAGACACGTTGGACGTGAGAAAACACGATGCATCGACCAACAAATCGATCGGTTCGCATCACGACGATGCCATGGCTGGAAATTCAAACGCACACAGAAACGAATTGCCAGGACTGCCACTATCTAGCGCCACCGATCTAGATTCTCCGATGTCATGCGAACAGACTATCGAGGACTTGCCCGATTCCGGTTTTGTGATTTGTGATAACTCCGACAAGATATTCACCAACACAGAAACGTCACAGATGATATCGAATACCAATGATTCTGGCGAATGGGTGATAGTCGAGACTACGGGCTCGATCACGACACCGACGAGCGAGTCGAGCAGTTCGAAGGATCCTTTGGAAGGTACCGTGAATAACGCGATCGCGACTGATGCACCGCAACTGAGATCCATGTCGGAGAACGTTTCCAGAACCTCCTTGGATCTCACTATGGGCTCAACAGTAGACACAGATACATCGTGCATCGGTGTCAGTGATTTAACCGAAAGTCCCGTTCTTCCTCAAGAATCTGCCGAGATGACATTTGACGTTGCCGACAGCAGAGACCTCGAGGAACACGACGCCACCGCGCAGAGAACTTCTAGAGCTTTCGAGGACCAAACGAGTTTCGGGATGGTCAACTCTGgcaataattattcaaacatcgTTCACTCGCCCATACACGATCAGGATAATGGAAATCAGAAAATTCGCACCGTTAGTATGACGGACATTCGTATGAACCAGAAATCTAGCGAAATGGAGCACGAGGTTACCGCCTGCTATTCGAAACTAGACAACACCGAAGCCTTCAACAGGAACGAGAATCCAGCGAAGGAAGAAGCTGTGGTAGAAGAGAAGACCTTCGAAAGCTCTCAACGCTCTTCGAAAAGCCACTCAGACTTTCAGCAGAAAGAAATTCGACGTTCTTTGCAGCTACATCAGAAGCCACAATTCCAAGCAAACGATCGCCGTTCGTTCTCTAATCAATCAAAGAAGAGCCAGGATCTGGATTTGTCTTTGGCCAATACGGATAATAAGCAACGCAGTCAGAGTCAAAAGTCAGAAAAGTGCCAAAGCTTCGAATACGTTTCACCAAAGGAATCAGCTCAGAACAGTCAGCAACACAAGCAGTTCCCTACACGTACTGAGGACCCTTCTAAATGTAACAACGTGAAGAACAGTCAACTGCAAGAGCACATAGAAGTAGTAATACCATCGGAAAATGCTGCCGAGCCCAGTGAGATAGCTCATCCCCCGGAAGGTGCATCCGAGCCAACGTCTTTAAACTCATCTTGTACTTTCTCGAATGCATCTTCTCCAGTGGATGATTCTATCGTTCTTCGAGATACGGCCGCTATACTTCAAGAGTTAGCGTTGCAAAGATTATCTGGAGGCATTGTGGGTGACTTGTCTGTTCCTCCGCGAAGAAGATACGAAACAGAGAATAATAAAGATCGAAGAAGCTTCGATTCTGAGATCGGTAGGGAGATAGTTCGTGAAAGAAAGATGAGGCAGGAACTGGATTCTGCACGGGGAAAATCGGAAGAGCCACCGGTGAATAATACTCAACATCTGCCGCCATGTTTGAGAGCTCGTCACGCAAGAGCGACACGAGCATCTCTTAGTAGATCGCTAGACGAGGCAAAGTTTAACAAAATGTCGGAGGAAGCTTCTCTACCTGTGAAACAGGCTACGGAGGACGCACAGCACAGTTCCACACCTAACGTTGGAACAGGATCGTCGAACAGTTCCTCGGCTAATTCCGATAAAACGCATCTAAAGAACCTAGGTGGTTTAGACTTGGGCGATCCCCAGTGCAGAGAAAGGATAGAAAAGTAcaaagaagagaggagaacgTTCTTAAGGGACAAGTACAGATCGGAGAGCTTTCGAGGGATGTTATCGAAGACAGAAGACGATGGGGAGCAGGCGCTTTTGGCTAGACTAAAACAGAGAGCCACTAGGCCCTCCCTTCATTgatattaaagtaatatttatggaaacgTTTTGTCAACTTTCCCCCCGCgttgaataattgaattaattgcaTCTGCAATCGCGTCATGCGATCAAATATGATGTATTCTAGTGAACTGTTCGTTGTAACGATCATTGCGTCTAACCCTTTGCTCTCAACGTTTGTTCGAACTTTTTTTATGTACGTTTTgtcctttttatttgttttttttagaTTCCTGTGTTAAATATAGATACTATAGAACAAGAGTATGATAAgctaaatttttttatttttttttttacagagaaACAGGTTTTAAGAACTAATATGTTGTTAATCAATCTCACGTTGTCGGAATtgtgtttttatttgttttgaagatttttcggtcaatagtttttaaaattaaaaaaagataatactGGTTATAATATTGAGATATTATACGAATATcgaagatattgaaatatcgctTGTCTTAAGAATTGCGCCTCTTAGAAGCCATCTGATCAACTCTATCTTTTAAACAACAGCAACTTTTAAACACcaagataaatttaagaaatggCTTCTGCAGTACCATtgttttctgttcttttttcatttatggAGTTAATCAATATAACTTCTGAACGACTCCATCATACTTATGCTGAACGATTCAGCAGTTATTAAAAGACTCATCTTTGGACCTAAACAGgctttccatttttaattgtcTCGTTGTAAAATCCTCCTATTTAAGCATGAAGTAATACCAAAACTAGCAAAGATGAGAGATGTGCTTATCATTGCTTTCTCCTGATTTCCATACGAGAAcacgtatttaattttagtttgaGTAATTGTTCTATACGAGAGAAAGCGAATCTCAGTATTTTACGATATGTTCATCGTAGGTGGTAGGAAATCGactaaattgtaattttaaatcgaaaaatcgatGGTCCAATTTTAATGAACGTATGTACGATCAAGTTTTCAATGCTAAATGCGTGTAGCAACACGCAGCGAAGATTATTGGACGTTCTGCcatgttttcttttccttttttaaagtATTATCATATGCGTTTAATTAgtaatatagaattttgtttaagAGGCGCTGTATTTATGTTCTTCTGCGTCCTAGATTAGTCGAGCGTGAAGGGTTAAAGGCGTGGAATTTAACAAAGTCGATTAAATACGAGTGatagaacgaaaaaaagaagacggTCTGACGATTGACGCttttaagaaatgaaatcaACGGGGAACGTTCgtctcatttctttttttttttttttttttaaatcgctgTTATTAACAGAACAGTTCGATGATATACGAGTgtaatttgtatcttttaatttattattataatcgatattacatatacatatatattattagaattatttctgttattGTTAACGCGTCGTGTAAGAAATCATTTCTCCCATTATTGTTATCGCTCCCAAAGATGTCATTTATTAAAGCTTTTCGCGCTGTTCTGTTAATCGAcccttttaatttaaaacgatatgtaccaGAGTGTGTTGGGTTCGTGGACCGATTTGTTGTCGACCCTTTGCACGCGAAACTGCATTTTTTACGCGGGTTAAGCAAAAATGTAACTATATAAGCttgtttgacaaattttacgCAAAGTTAAGTTTCCACGTAcgaatttatatgtataaatattctctttGTGATGGTTAagctaaaagaaaaagagtttTCGAATGACTGAGCGTCCGTAGCGCATAGTGCTTTAACGAGATACTGTTCTCTCGTATTTTAATGTCATACCGTTCGTTCGAGAGTAACAGtaacaagtggaaaaattaaaaaccaaaaaaaaaaaaaaaaaggaagaaagaacaaaagtaagaaagaaagaaagagacgtGAAACGACCAAATTGACAAATTCTATTATAGAAAATAGCGGAAATATTCGTTCTCATCTAGATTCGAAGTACGGGTGCAAAGGGATTAATGCTTTTCAGTGGAATCACGTGTCTTCGTATCGATCGATGTAATCGAGTTACAAGATATGTTAATCAATACGCTTCcctttttctataaatttcgttGTTGCTCGCTGATCcgtgtatttttatacgaGATGCGAAGCGTGTCGTGCTTTAATCACAGCGAGATGAAAGCTTGTTCGTTCGATAATTGTTCTAGATGTGTGCGTTAATCGCCCGTGCAATCTGTAGCTTCttacttttttctctttgtttttgaATTGGAATTATTctgtttgaatttttctttggtAGGACAttgttaattcttttattttattgtcattttaaattattctttttttttctttttttaagttttacaCGTTCGTCTCCACGCCATTCGCTTGTCAGGTGTCACAGAAAGACAGCACGTAGTTAGAGATCTTCAAATATGTTAGACTTCATTAGCGATATATCGATGTCGAAAGAAATTAGAATACTCGTTGATATTCGTGtttaattttacgttaaaaacTCTGGTACATTTGATGAATTTGTTGTTTGTACTTTACCGGAGAAGaacaattttccttttatatacatatatatacatacaaacaATTAAAGAACCATCGTATTAAATTAAGTATTCGATATACgcgttcatatattttctctcttttttgtCGTGGACTGGTCCATGGCTTCTATATAGCACCTCCTTTGTATatgctttattattattattaatattattaatattattattattatttagtcgaaatgtaatatattaatttatacattcttTAGTTCGATCGTCAATGTAAAGAAGAGACTAGCTTGAAGTGAAGATTATTGCAGGACCGACTGTTTCGTTAaagataaacaattttatttcacgattaCCATaggatattatataattcgtTTATCGATAGAGAGTTTCAacgagaataatttttttatatttatttttttttttcgtttttctttcgtactataatttttacattttcaaggAATTATTGTTCCAGTGTAAACGACGATCTACTTCTATTACGAATTATTCAGAATCTCAATGCTCGCATTTATCTTCGATCAGCGATTTTTATCTACTTATTACTGCTATAATTTACTCGTGAGTTTACTATTCACCAAGACCTATCAACAAGCTGGAGAATATTCGTTCTGTAGACCGGAAGAGGAAACGTGCGAGGATTGTTTAATCTTTCCCCTGAACTCGCGATCTTGGTTCTCTCTTCTCCCAGCAACGAGAATAACCGAAACACCGGAAGAATCATCTTCTGTGACAGCATTTATATTTCATCTGACATCGCCATCGCGAACCAATGAATTAGTACCAAGTCTATAGACCGTCATTTTAACATTGTACATTTCGATCTCTGTCCGAATCAAACCACTTAACGTACGTAGCTCAGAGAATCATCCTGTTCTCAATTTGTGATCCTGAAGATGCTCAaaacgagagaagaaagaaggaaaaaagaaaaaaaagagccGCTAGCAAAGTTTGCGTACGAATAACAATGAAACcttttttaatctaattaatgTTAACATTGCTGGTGTGCGTGTTCCAGGATAGTCCCGATATTTTGCGTATTTTTTTATGCTACGATGATACAACAAGTAGTATGAAAACGGTTTTTCGCAAACCAAATTGCAAACCAAGCGACGACCAAGCACACATACTTTTACTCGAAGCCTTCGAGATACTTAAACCATATTAGTTACAATTTGTATTCGaatgtttatgaaaaaaaaaagaaaagaaaaagaaaaaaagaagaaaaacgagagaaaaaggaaggaagaaagattttataaggaggaaatttaataacttcTGAGACGACGaaggattttctttttttgataGATGTTACGATAATAACGGCTATGACAAGAGTGAAAGGAAATTATCGACGAGAGAATGTTGCGTCGATAGGATGCGTTTGAGGGACAAGTctcgaaattattcgaacaataAAAAGTTAGCGATCGAGTAGCGATGATAATAGTCGAAACAGTTGATTATATTCCTCGTCGAATCACTCTTTTTTGCTAGCATTTCTCCTGTTCGATGTACACGTGACTCGCGTGATCAAACTTGTTAAAGCGTTCACGaactattaaaaaaaggaaaaaaaagctATACGAAGTATAAACGTTTCTATAGTGCGTGTCAAAAAAGACTGTAACAATTTGCATTTACAAGAAATTGCAGATTGTTCCAGTAGTATCGTTCGTTATAGTTTTCCATTGTGTTTCTCATTGAATCTAAATGAATTTGTAAACGAGCATTGATCATTCGGAGGGTTGTACAAATTCagaattttcaacttttcaatttttcgatatttacgATACTTCAGTTTATTAACAGTTGATTACTTGAAAACGCAGCATTACCACTTGACcatttattaaagataaatgtTAACGGATAATTGTCAATAATTACTGGAACATCGGATGATCAGTGTTTGATCCTCTCTGTTTTATCGGTAATCGTTATTTATTGGTTTTAgttttaattgattaaaaaaaaaaaggaaaaaaaagaagaaaaggaaagagtcGTGAGCTCGTAAAATCCGTAAAAGATATGCATGCACAAGTAGCTTGTCCCAATGATGAAAATAAGACGAAAACTGTTtagagatatatttaaaaaaaaagtaaaatatttaaagcgaACTTTAATAGCTGCTTCCCTGGGTACCAAATATAATAGGAAAGGCCTAGTtagcgatatttaaaataatgcctaaagtaaatgaaaaaaaagagaatgagAAGTTCGAGGATACATCTATTTACGAGTATACTTCTGCACAATATAATGCGCAATAATGATACATCCGTAGggtgtatatttttaataatttgagaTTTTCGCGGTTATACAGGatataatagttattataGTCGTAGGATTCTGagaatgaaagagagagaaagatacaCGCGCCTactagaaatttaatatttcctgtGAGAAACGACGCAAAAGACTAATCCCTCGTAGTCGCAAGAGAAGGAAATAAGGGCTAACAGCAATCTTGTTTTTGAGCGTCGAAGACCCACCGTTCGTTAACCTTGAAAACCATTTTTGTTCCCTCTCACCCTATCCTTCTTCTCTATTTCccttcaatttcttcttctttcacaaCTTTTTAGTTAGTATTCTTGTCGTACGACTGTTCTGTTATTAAACGATACTACTGTTTTTGCCTACtacaattacattataatatatggaaaattatatgtaaacaaatataaatactataaatattggAGAAATCACGTCTCTCGTATATTTTCACCTTTCTCTAATACTTCCCctcgatataaaaatctagcttttcattttattttgttatttaattagcAAAAAAGATCAAAGCCTATCATGAAAGTATtccatttacaaaaatactttGTCTTTTTAAACATCACTTTACTGCTTCTGAACTGCTTCGTAATATTCTATCGTACGTAGCTATGGcgattgtaaagtacaaaatcattggaattgaatttatacgtaattctacaattaaaattcatcttGTCAAAGATAAACAACCGTTTAGGCATTTCTAAGCGGTAGCGGTATCTATATACattgaattgaattaattaacgcgGATCTATGTAGATGGCAGGACGACTGCGCCGATTGTTAACCACTATCAAAAATCGCGCCAAATTAGTGAACTCGTGATCTCTCGTTCCGCCGACTGTTCTTCGTGATCCACTTTAAACATACAAGAGTTCTTTAGTCTTTAGTTCTTTATCGTATCCTTCTCGGTCGATTCTCGAATCTATTGAACGTCTACCCGATATTCGTCTCGTGATACGAGCAGTGTAGTGTATCCGTCAATTTAATAAGGCATATCCCCGTGGCACACCTTGTCACATTGTCATCGTCGAATAAACTCCTTTTCGAAGCGGTCTAACCTCTTAAAACGGTAAAGAACCTTTGGTCTTTACTTCTTTAAACGCGGTGATAGAGTGGTTGAAAGGTGAGGAGGCACTCGAGCGGTGCCGGAAGAGACGCGAGGACGTACTGAAGGGGTTGGCTGGGCTGCCTTTATGCCGTAACAACGAGGGCCCACTTCATAGGGCAGGAAGCACAAAGGTGAGGACGACTCCGTGACTATCGCTGAATCTTCCatggtaattatttttaaacacgTCCTGGAGATACGAATCTTTAGTGGCTCTAGCACTGAACGGCCGAGTAAACTTCTCGCATCTCCGTTGCCTAACTAAATAACCGGACTAATTAGACCGTAGCCATGCTTTCCAGCACGTTGTCGTCTGTATCAcgttgataattatttttttccttcctctcttccaGACGAGAATTTACCCGTACCACTCTACTCATTCGTGTTCCCTGTCCGCACGTACGTATCGTTAAAAGtctgttacaataattaattatgacaaataaatcgataattaaAGGATTCAGTATGAAAACGATTCTTATTGAGTTTTCTTAGATTTTTCTGGATACATTTTAATACTTGGACAAGTGAGATTGATAAGAGAGTGGAACTGGTAGCATAAGGAACGATTTTAAGATTTGATTACAATATCTGCTATTCATCGTTGTTTATATCGTAAACAAAGTAtttgattattgttattttgtaatataatagaacTCTGTTTACATAAAGTTGTTGcggtataaatatatattttatattttatataactgaAGTTCATATACATAGGAGCCCACTTACGGATTCAACTGGTATAACAGTTTACTTAACCTAATATTAACCAATTCTTAGTATAAACTAATACTAAGAGGTTCTTAGTATAAACCGTTCAATTgcaatgaataaaattttcatttcgcttctacatatatttttatattgataacCATTTTTTTTAAGGTCATATCATATTATTTGCAATTGAAAACTTTGATGAAAATACCTCTTACTTACTAAACTTGTCTTTAAAACATGAATTTTATGTTCGTTTTCattcttaatttattagaatacaAATATTGCGTTCActcttatttctattttattaaaaatgttttatttttcctccCACCAAGATCACTTTAAGATCAGTATCTTATAATTCAAAAAACGTGCTTTAGTGAAATATCagtaatatacaatttttcaacccCCTCTCTGCGCTGTTTCTTTCACTCTCCTCGaatctttcgtttcctttttattcatCTCGTCTTCGTCAGTCGTCGCGAAGCTTTCCCCGTTCTGTTACTGGCTCTCCCCAGCAGCACGCTTTTATAGTGTAGCAAATCGAATCAGAACGCCCCCGCAGGGTCGTcaacaatattatttgttagCGGAAGTGCCGTAGTAACTGGAGGTTGAAATGAGGCCAGATTGGCCAGGGTGATCAAGTTAAACGGCACGTGGACAGTAATGCTGTTCCCTGCACCACGAATATCCTCTCGTCGATCCTGATCCTTCCTCCGGCTCACCAGATTTCAACAGATATTATGCTGTGggtattttcattcttttttttctcctgtAAAGTTATTCTAgttggataaatattttttaaatacggagctgttagaattttattaatcaactatttaattaaaataaacgtgaaatatatCGTTCGTTAGTTTAAaggtagaaaattaattgatttatgcCAACAGATCTCGAAGTTCATGATTCCAAGGACATGGAACTTGCAATAGATCATGCAGAGATCGAGGACCAGAAAATACATGATCCCATAGTTGTAAAAATCGTCACAAGTCATCTGAAAGTCGAAAAATCTCGAGATGTATTCATGTAACGTACTTTGTAAcacaatttatgtttaaaaatgatCTTTACTTTTATACGCATATGAATTAACTTTGTGCGTTTATATCTATAGAGACCAATTGGTTGTCGTATCATATATTTACCTTTAATATAggcattaaaatatttagacaaAAATATTGATCGATAGCTGTAATTACGATTACAACTACTTTAGATCTCGAGAATGGTGATGCAACCAGGAAACAAGGAGTAGACAATGGTATAACGCTTGATCAGAAGTGAAATGTCAAGGTAAAGAGCAGTAAAGAGGCTCAAGCGTGTTCGATGAACAGCACGCAACCGTTAGCCTAACAAGCTGTCAAGACGTCGCCGCGTGTCAATCCAATGGTCTCTACGCACCCTTCGAATAAATCTACTGGGAGTCTGTTTCCACCCCCTTTCTCGACGCCGCACCAACCAGAACTGCTGTTGTTTCTCAACCACCGCTTGCGAACTTTTAGCCCTATGAATGATTTAACCTCTTAGATTACGTTCCTCTCGTATCCAGTCTTGCATATTCCTTATCTTTCAAAGGTAATATTTCTAGCAAtgacatttataatattatttatatcatttattaacaTATCGATGAATAgtggtatattattttatctttttgtagATAAATTAAACTCAAGCAAGTCAATTGTAGACTGtgtatttttatgcatttagatgaaatttaatagTGCAAAAATGTATGGAATGCGTACAATGTGCAGAAATACATGGAATACCCAAAGTAGAGTAccgattataatttttaatagatagGTCTCAATTTTCTCTAGTTGTGCACATAAAAacgtaaatttgtataaaaatccgagGTGTAATAACCGATAGAAAGCATACTATTTTGTCTCCTTCTTAATTTCAAAACTTTGCAATTTATTGCTTTGGgatcttaataaaattatcagcTACAAACGTGTTGGAATTCGatgttttattgaattattatggCTGTATTTAATCAGGGACATTTGATCGAATCTCTAAGCATCTCTCAATAATATGGTCGCTTATAAACTCTTATTGATCCTGCATGGAAACTTTCATAGATCTTATCTACTAGCTAACGTAATttgattttctcgaattagTACGTGCGTGTGGGGTGCCTTGTACGTACG
Encoded proteins:
- the LOC122573465 gene encoding GTPase-activating protein CdGAPr isoform X1 is translated as MPGPAQERPRAQRLTDIEPQAAKGLGCNRTDDFSTPVSSGSNMSSIARFPKLDECAHFHYEHVELSSLEVSLSEGTNDSDSYAVRVTSGDACWTLQRSYDNFVMFDKQLHRCIFDRKFSSLTKLPDTRPKNTCDILRDYLNRFSQLNHEGLNCGPVLNWLQLDNRGRRILVPESDSCPINTPAVAAAYAVRPYVAQAPDEISFQVGDMISVIDMPPPGESTWWRGKHGFAVGFFPAECVAVIGDKVPRHLTVSTTVRSKLPVKPVLRKHGKLIAFFRSFILNRPSRRRLKQSGILKERVFGCDLGEHLLNSGQDVPTVLTCCAEFIENHGLVDGIYRLSGVTSNIQRLRNAFDEDRVPALHSDESILQDIHSVASLLKMYFRELPNPLCTYQLYSTFVSAVQASTDAERLRRMRDTVRKLPPPHYRTLEYLMRHLVRVAARGAETGMTPRNVAIVWAPNLLRCKELEVGGVAALQGVGVQAVVTEFLVCYAELIFGDGPVGRPKSLAITTPARLLSLEEARNRSLRGEPDYVEVGAGPAGLPLHYHTVIELPRKRNGSKRSPSLNWRALFGRGGLGARGKTRQVGTPPQTETVPSSLNSLRRLRPVKSADSLDGEDSLGPLLGPPPARPCGHSRSVSHDSYFDHLADAPNTSSPLDLSEIQLNFDLEEREMRMFSEEESGGVASVEASPRRQRTEGTQNTAATGGSKRKRSRLEERLQCDVELRFIDSQSPDQVMVSADVHSMDTPSPLPTPGYLPLLSEASTPLTPATLHGTPHSTSPVPANSPRISFRSFTLPLEIDEEQSNANKLNRTSVSSDKSSDPSHRLSVNLEGQSNAKSCERIMTYDKHVDLYDDKESSKAQKTSKESNLVVSDVVDQDMTPCDRLMSHPSEIESSKVTMSPCKDVENRSSSCSVDDNKSHSDNRDTLDVRKHDASTNKSIGSHHDDAMAGNSNAHRNELPGLPLSSATDLDSPMSCEQTIEDLPDSGFVICDNSDKIFTNTETSQMISNTNDSGEWVIVETTGSITTPTSESSSSKDPLEGTVNNAIATDAPQLRSMSENVSRTSLDLTMGSTVDTDTSCIGVSDLTESPVLPQESAEMTFDVADSRDLEEHDATAQRTSRAFEDQTSFGMVNSGNNYSNIVHSPIHDQDNGNQKIRTVSMTDIRMNQKSSEMEHEVTACYSKLDNTEAFNRNENPAKEEAVVEEKTFESSQRSSKSHSDFQQKEIRRSLQLHQKPQFQANDRRSFSNQSKKSQDLDLSLANTDNKQRSQSQKSEKCQSFEYVSPKESAQNSQQHKQFPTRTEDPSKCNNVKNSQLQEHIEVVIPSENAAEPSEIAHPPEGASEPTSLNSSCTFSNASSPVDDSIVLRDTAAILQELALQRLSGGIVGDLSVPPRRRYETENNKDRRSFDSEIGREIVRERKMRQELDSARGKSEEPPVNNTQHLPPCLRARHARATRASLSRSLDEAKFNKMSEEASLPVKQATEDAQHSSTPNVGTGSSNSSSANSDKTHLKNLGGLDLGDPQCRERIEKYKEERRTFLRDKYRSESFRGMLSKTEDDGEQALLARLKQRATRPSLH
- the LOC122573465 gene encoding GTPase-activating protein CdGAPr isoform X5, with the protein product MSSIARFPKLDECAHFHYEHVELSSLEVSLSEGTNDSDSYAVRVTSGDACWTLQRSYDNFVMFDKQLHRCIFDRKFSSLTKLPDTRPKNTCDILRDYLNRFSQLNHEGLNCGPVLNWLQLDNRGRRILVPESDSCPINTPAVAAAYAVRPYVAQAPDEISFQVGDMISVIDMPPPGESTWWRGKHGFAVGFFPAECVAVIGDKVPRHLTVSTTVRSKLPVKPVLRKHGKLIAFFRSFILNRPSRRRLKQSGILKERVFGCDLGEHLLNSGQDVPTVLTCCAEFIENHGLVDGIYRLSGVTSNIQRLRNAFDEDRVPALHSDESILQDIHSVASLLKMYFRELPNPLCTYQLYSTFVSAVQASTDAERLRRMRDTVRKLPPPHYRTLEYLMRHLVRVAARGAETGMTPRNVAIVWAPNLLRCKELEVGGVAALQGVGVQAVVTEFLVCYAELIFGDGPVGRPKSLAITTPARLLSLEEARNRSLRGEPDYVEVGAGPAGLPLHYHTVIELPRKRNGSKRSPSLNWRALFGRGGLGARGKTRQVGTPPQTETVPSSLNSLRRLRPVKSADSLDGEDSLGPLLGPPPARPCGHSRSVSHDSYFDHLADAPNTSSPLDLSEIQLNFDLEEREMRMFSEEESGGVASVEASPRRQRTEGTQNTAATGGSKRKRSRLEERLQCDVELRFIDSQSPDQVMVSADVHSMDTPSPLPTPGYLPLLSEASTPLTPATLHGTPHSTSPVPANSPRISFRSFTLPLEIDEEQSNANKLNRTSVSSDKSSDPSHRLSVNLEGQSNAKSCERIMTYDKHVDLYDDKESSKAQKTSKESNLVVSDVVDQDMTPCDRLMSHPSEIESSKVTMSPCKDVENRSSSCSVDDNKSHSDNRDTLDVRKHDASTNKSIGSHHDDAMAGNSNAHRNELPGLPLSSATDLDSPMSCEQTIEDLPDSGFVICDNSDKIFTNTETSQMISNTNDSGEWVIVETTGSITTPTSESSSSKDPLEGTVNNAIATDAPQLRSMSENVSRTSLDLTMGSTVDTDTSCIGVSDLTESPVLPQESAEMTFDVADSRDLEEHDATAQRTSRAFEDQTSFGMVNSGNNYSNIVHSPIHDQDNGNQKIRTVSMTDIRMNQKSSEMEHEVTACYSKLDNTEAFNRNENPAKEEAVVEEKTFESSQRSSKSHSDFQQKEIRRSLQLHQKPQFQANDRRSFSNQSKKSQDLDLSLANTDNKQRSQSQKSEKCQSFEYVSPKESAQNSQQHKQFPTRTEDPSKCNNVKNSQLQEHIEVVIPSENAAEPSEIAHPPEGASEPTSLNSSCTFSNASSPVDDSIVLRDTAAILQELALQRLSGGIVGDLSVPPRRRYETENNKDRRSFDSEIGREIVRERKMRQELDSARGKSEEPPVNNTQHLPPCLRARHARATRASLSRSLDEAKFNKMSEEASLPVKQATEDAQHSSTPNVGTGSSNSSSANSDKTHLKNLGGLDLGDPQCRERIEKYKEERRTFLRDKYRSESFRGMLSKTEDDGEQALLARLKQRATRPSLH